The sequence TTTTTACACTCCACAATGAGTCATGCGTGCTGTAAATAAATATCGTGCTGTGAATAAATATAAAGTGTGCAATGCGTTTTTCTAAAAGGTAGTGAGTCAAAATAAATAAACTACTTAAAGGGTCCGATATCGGACGAATAGGGGGAAAGGTGAATATTCTTAGTTATTTGCAAAAAGTGGGTCGGGCTTTGATGGTCCCTGTGGCCACACTGCCTGCTGCCGCAATATTGATGGGTGTAGGTTATTGGATCGACCCCGTTAGCTGGGGGGGTGATAATGCGCTAGCGGCATTATTTATCAAATCCGGTGCCGCCATTATCGACAACATGTCCGTGCTGTTCGCCATTGGTGTGGCTTACGGCATGTCAAAAGACAAAGACGGTGCTGCTGCACTGACCGGCTTTGTGGGCTTCTTGGTATTAACCACGCTCTGCTCGCCAGCTGCGGTTTCGATGATTCAAAAGATTCCGGTTGATCAGGTTCCAGCCGCCTTCGGCAAAATCAACAACCAGTTCGTGGGTATCTTGGTGGGTATCATCTCCGCTGAGTTGTACAACCGCTTCAGCAGTGTTGAATTGCCAAAAGCACTCTCCTTCTTCAGCGGTCGCCGTCTGGTTCCCATTCTGACGTCTTTCTTGATGATCGTGGTTGCTTTCATCCTGATGTACGTTTGGCCGCTGATTTATAATGCATTGGTGACCTTTGGCGAATACATCAAAGATATGGGTTCTGTTGGCGCAGGTATCTATGCCTTCTTCAACCGCTTACTGATCCCCGTCGGTCTGCATCATGCTCTGAACTCCGTGTTCTGGTTTGACGTGGCCGGCATTAACGATATTCCTAATTTCTTGGGTGGCCAACAGTCTATCGACGCCGGTAAAGCCGTTGTGGGTATCACTGGCCGATATCAGGCAGGTTTCTTCCCGATTATGATGTTCGGTTTACCGGGTGCGGCATTGGCGATTTATCACTGTGCACGTCCGGAAAATAGAGCGAAAGTGGCCGGTATCATGTTGGCGGGGGCATTTGCCGCCTTCTTCACCGGTATCACTGAACCGCTTGAATTCTCCTTCATGTTCGTCGCACCAGTGCTGTATTTCATTCACGCCGTGCTGACCGGTATTTCCGTGTTCATCGCTGCGAGTATGCATTGGATCGCGGGCTTTGGTTTCAGCGCCGGTTTGGTGGATATGGTGCTCTCTTCCCGTAACCCGCTGGCGACTCACTGGTACATGCTGATCCCACAAGGTCTGGTGTTCTTCGCCATTTACTACGTGGTGTTCCGTTTCACTATCCAGAAATTCAACTTGCTCACTCCAGGCCGTGAACTGGCTGTTGAAGGTAGCGAAGAAGATGGTTACG comes from Yersinia mollaretii ATCC 43969 and encodes:
- the nagE gene encoding N-acetylglucosamine-specific PTS transporter subunit IIBC; amino-acid sequence: MNILSYLQKVGRALMVPVATLPAAAILMGVGYWIDPVSWGGDNALAALFIKSGAAIIDNMSVLFAIGVAYGMSKDKDGAAALTGFVGFLVLTTLCSPAAVSMIQKIPVDQVPAAFGKINNQFVGILVGIISAELYNRFSSVELPKALSFFSGRRLVPILTSFLMIVVAFILMYVWPLIYNALVTFGEYIKDMGSVGAGIYAFFNRLLIPVGLHHALNSVFWFDVAGINDIPNFLGGQQSIDAGKAVVGITGRYQAGFFPIMMFGLPGAALAIYHCARPENRAKVAGIMLAGAFAAFFTGITEPLEFSFMFVAPVLYFIHAVLTGISVFIAASMHWIAGFGFSAGLVDMVLSSRNPLATHWYMLIPQGLVFFAIYYVVFRFTIQKFNLLTPGRELAVEGSEEDGYDVNVNNTPAVNESEINGLARRYIGAIGGSDNLTGIDACITRLRLNVKDSALVNDNVAKRLGASGVIRLNKQSVQVIVGTRAELIASAMRAVLAGGPVPAASTTAAPAAAQPQAVINSAKTASLVLVSPITGDVVALEQVPDEAFASKAVGEGVAIRPTDKTVVSPANGTIVKIFNTDHAFCLETETGAEIVVHIGIDTVKLNGQGFTRLVEEGATVVAGQPVLELDLAYLNANAHSMISPVVVSNIEDYAGISLLAGDSVVAGQSQLFEIRGK